The following coding sequences lie in one Streptomyces xiamenensis genomic window:
- a CDS encoding SRPBCC family protein: MPRTDTASRVITAPLDRVWDALVDPAALAVWLPPAGMTGRFERFDARPGGSYRLVLTYADASGAPGKATADSDIVEARFVDIVPGVRVVQAVDFVSDDPANAGTMTMTWQVTAVAAGTRVDIVATDVPDGITAEDHAEGLASSLANLAAHTER, translated from the coding sequence ATGCCGCGCACGGACACAGCGTCACGAGTCATCACCGCCCCGCTCGATCGCGTCTGGGACGCCCTTGTCGACCCGGCGGCGCTCGCGGTGTGGCTCCCACCGGCCGGAATGACGGGCAGGTTCGAGCGGTTCGACGCCCGGCCGGGCGGGTCGTACCGGCTGGTGCTGACCTACGCCGACGCGTCCGGCGCGCCGGGCAAGGCGACCGCGGACTCCGACATCGTCGAGGCGCGGTTCGTCGACATCGTCCCCGGGGTGCGGGTGGTGCAGGCGGTGGACTTCGTCTCCGACGATCCCGCCAACGCGGGCACCATGACCATGACCTGGCAGGTCACCGCGGTCGCGGCGGGAACACGGGTCGACATCGTGGCAACGGATGTCCCGGACGGCATCACGGCGGAGGATCACGCCGAGGGCCTCGCCTCCTCGCTGGCGAACCTCGCCGCCCACACGGAGCGGTAG
- a CDS encoding DUF397 domain-containing protein — MNSTLTWFKSSYSGTEGGNCLEVAYTWQKSSYSGDNGGACVEVARCPGDTVHIRDSKNLTGPILTVSPDSWSHFTASVARISD, encoded by the coding sequence ATGAACAGCACACTGACCTGGTTCAAGAGCAGCTACAGCGGCACTGAGGGCGGCAACTGCCTGGAGGTGGCCTACACCTGGCAGAAGTCCAGCTACAGCGGCGACAACGGCGGCGCCTGCGTCGAGGTGGCCCGCTGCCCGGGTGACACCGTGCACATCCGTGATTCCAAGAACCTCACTGGCCCCATCCTCACCGTAAGTCCGGACTCATGGTCGCACTTCACCGCATCCGTAGCGCGCATCAGCGACTGA
- a CDS encoding helix-turn-helix domain-containing protein, with protein MKTVGAVLSRLRTHAGLSQSALAERACVAQETIASVEQGRRPLLPHLAERLDDVLETKGVLWVMVDNLPDEAKFPIWVLEFVAHEQEAVSLSTYENQVVPGLLQTGAYARAVFQNALPTLTDEDIETKVAARLQRQAVLRRDTDPLYASFILSEAVLSDRIGGQEVYRDLIRHLRECADLPGVAIQIMPLGREHHAGLDGPFVLLETPDHQHLGYTETQRGSHLFQDPYEVSILSQKYAMLRSQALNPEESKRLLDRLLGES; from the coding sequence ATGAAGACGGTCGGCGCCGTCCTCAGCCGACTCCGCACGCACGCCGGCCTCTCCCAGAGCGCCCTCGCGGAGAGGGCGTGCGTGGCCCAGGAAACCATCGCCTCCGTCGAACAGGGAAGAAGGCCCCTGCTCCCGCACCTGGCGGAGCGGCTGGACGATGTCCTGGAGACCAAGGGGGTGCTCTGGGTGATGGTGGACAACCTGCCGGACGAGGCCAAGTTTCCGATCTGGGTCCTGGAGTTCGTGGCCCACGAGCAGGAGGCCGTCTCCCTTTCCACGTACGAGAACCAGGTGGTTCCCGGACTGCTCCAGACCGGGGCTTACGCGAGGGCCGTCTTCCAGAATGCCCTCCCCACATTGACCGACGAGGACATCGAGACCAAGGTCGCTGCCCGACTGCAGCGGCAAGCAGTACTTCGCCGTGACACGGATCCGCTGTACGCCAGCTTCATCCTCTCGGAAGCGGTGCTGAGCGACAGGATCGGTGGCCAGGAGGTATACCGCGACCTGATCCGTCATTTGCGGGAGTGTGCTGATCTGCCCGGGGTGGCGATCCAGATCATGCCGCTTGGCCGAGAGCACCATGCGGGCCTGGACGGCCCGTTCGTTCTGCTGGAAACACCTGATCACCAGCACCTCGGCTACACCGAGACACAGCGCGGCAGCCATCTCTTCCAAGATCCCTATGAGGTGAGCATCCTGTCGCAGAAATATGCAATGCTGCGGTCACAGGCTCTCAACCCGGAGGAGAGCAAGCGCCTGTTGGACCGGTTGCTAGGAGAGTCATGA